The following coding sequences are from one Kwoniella dendrophila CBS 6074 chromosome 8, complete sequence window:
- a CDS encoding ketol-acid reductoisomerase, mitochondrial, whose protein sequence is MSFSRSSAQSLKQALKATAPKAAGRQIAKRSYTLLAREAPKAMVASRLGATRGVKTLDFAGTKEVVYERADWPLDKLQDYFKNDTLAMIGYGSQGHGQSLNARDQGLKVIVGVRKGGESWKQAQEDGWVPGETLFDIPEAINKGTIIMNLLSDAAQSQTWSEIAPLITKGKTLYFAHGFSVVYKEDTNVVPPKDVDVILVAPKGSGRTVRTLFLEGRGINSSIAVYQDVTGQAKEKAVALGIAVGSGYCYETTFEKEVYSDLYGERGVLMGGIQGMFLAQYEVLRKNGHSPSEAFNETVEEATQSLFPLIGKYGMDYMYNACSTTARRGALDWAPKFKEANLPVFEALYKSCRDGSETRRSLEFNSRKTYREDLQKELDEIDNQEIWRAGKTVRKLRPDANKDEL, encoded by the exons ATGTCTTTCTCAAGATCATCAGCTCAATCCCTCAAACAAGCTCTTAAAGCTACAGCTCCTAAAGCTGCCGGCAGACAAATTGCCAAAAGATCTTACACCCTCTTAGCCAGAGAAGCACCAAAAGCTATGGTTGCTTCAAGACTTGGT GCTACAAGAGGTGTTAAGACTCTTGACTTTGCCGGTACAAAAGAAGTTGTTTACGAAAGAGCTGATTGGCCTCTTGATAAACTCCAAGA CTACTTCAAAAATGATACTCTTGCTATGATTGGTTACGGATCTCAAGGTCACGGTCAATCTTTAAATGCTAGGGATCAAGGTTTAAAAGTTATTGTTGGTGTAAGaaaaggtggtgaatcatggaaacaagctcaagaagaTGGTTGGGTACCAGGAGAAACTTTATTCGATATCCCAGAAGCTATCAACAAAGGTACAATCATCATGAACTTGCTTTCTGATGCTGCTCAATCACAAACTTGGTCAGAAATCGCTCCTTTAATCACCAAAGGTAAAACCCTTTACTTTGCCCACGGTTTCTCAGTTGTCTACAAGGAAGAT ACCAACGTCGTCCCACCAAAAGACGTCGATGTCATCCTTGTCGCTCCTAAAGGTTCAGGAAGAACCGTCCGAACCCTTTTCCTCGAAGGTCGAGGTATCAACTCTTCCATCGCCGTCTACCAAGATGTCACCGgtcaagctaaagaaaaaGCTGTTGCTCTTGGTATTGCCGTTGGTTCAGGTTACTGTTACGAAACTACTTTCGAAAAAGAAGTTTACTCTGATCTTTACGGAGAACGAGGTGTT CTTATGGGTGGTATCCAAGGAATGTTCCTTGCCCAATACGAAGTTCTTAGAAAGAACGGTCACTCACCTTCAGAAGCTTTCAACGAAACTGTCGAAGAAGCCACTCAATCTTTATTCCCATTGATCGGTAAATACGGTATGGATTACATGTACAACGCTTGTTCCACCACCGCCAGACGAGGTGCTCTTGATTGGGCTCCTAAATTCAAAGA AGCAAACCTTCCCGTCTTCGAAGCTCTTTACAAATCATGTAGAGATGGTTCAGAAACTAGAAGATCTCTTGAATTCAACTCTAGAAAAACTTACAGAGAAGATCTCCAAaaagaacttgatgaaattgataaccAAGAAATCTGGAGAGCCGGTAAAACCGTCCGAAAGCTTAGA CCTGACGCCAACAAAGATGAGCTTTAA